One Mangrovimonas cancribranchiae DNA segment encodes these proteins:
- a CDS encoding FtsX-like permease family protein, translated as MNFSLYIAKRYLFTKSSNNAINYITIIATIGIVMGSAALFIVLSGFAGLKDFTLEFTSIIDPDLKAQSATGKYFKLTNKEANKLDKLKTITAYSKVIEERVFVAYENRHYPNAYIKGVDENYQTVTAIDSVIFYGNWLTSKSNQVVTGLGISNSLSIGVLDYGKKLNLYVPKPGKGQIKSLKDAYNSFHAVNVGIFDVNEALNDKYIYTPINMAKALLEVPENSYSYIEFKLNPDATEEEARAEILSVLGDKVTLKNKAQLNDALYKMLNTENLAVYLIFTLVLIIALFNVIGSIIMMILDKKSNLKTLYSTGATLKHIRQIFFYQGSLMSVLGGILGLTIGYIIVSLQKAFSLVMITPSLPYPMTIKWENLILVFITISVLGILASKIASSRISKPLIEIN; from the coding sequence TTGAATTTTTCCCTTTACATCGCCAAGCGTTACCTATTTACCAAAAGTTCCAATAATGCCATAAACTACATTACTATTATTGCTACTATAGGTATTGTTATGGGATCGGCTGCGTTATTTATTGTGCTTTCTGGATTTGCTGGATTAAAAGATTTTACTTTAGAATTCACCTCTATTATAGACCCCGATCTTAAAGCGCAATCGGCAACAGGAAAGTATTTTAAACTAACTAACAAAGAAGCGAATAAACTTGATAAGCTAAAAACAATCACTGCTTATTCAAAAGTTATTGAAGAAAGAGTATTTGTTGCTTATGAAAACAGACACTATCCAAATGCCTATATAAAAGGTGTTGATGAAAACTATCAAACCGTAACTGCCATAGATTCTGTTATTTTTTATGGCAATTGGTTAACTTCAAAATCTAATCAAGTGGTTACAGGTTTAGGTATTTCCAACTCACTTTCTATTGGGGTTTTAGACTATGGAAAAAAGCTAAACCTTTACGTACCAAAACCTGGAAAAGGACAAATTAAGTCGCTTAAAGATGCTTACAACTCTTTTCATGCGGTAAATGTTGGTATTTTTGATGTAAATGAAGCTTTAAACGATAAATATATTTACACGCCTATTAACATGGCTAAAGCGCTTTTAGAAGTTCCTGAGAATAGTTATTCTTATATTGAGTTTAAACTTAATCCAGACGCTACAGAAGAAGAAGCAAGAGCTGAAATTCTTTCAGTTTTAGGCGATAAGGTTACACTAAAAAATAAAGCTCAATTAAACGACGCTTTATACAAAATGCTAAACACCGAAAATTTGGCTGTTTACCTCATTTTTACTCTAGTTTTAATTATCGCGCTTTTTAATGTTATTGGCTCTATAATTATGATGATTCTTGACAAAAAAAGTAATCTTAAAACACTTTATAGTACAGGAGCAACACTAAAACACATACGACAAATCTTTTTTTACCAAGGAAGTTTAATGTCGGTTTTAGGTGGTATTTTAGGGTTGACTATAGGCTACATTATTGTCAGCTTACAAAAAGCATTTTCTTTGGTTATGATAACACCTTCTCTTCCCTATCCAATGACAATAAAATGGGAAAATCTTATTTTGGTTTTTATTACTATTTCTGTTCTTGGTATACTTGCCTCAAAAATTGCATCAAGTAGAATTTCAAAACCTCTAATTGAAATTAATTAA